The sequence gatcgctacgtggccatctgtgatcccctgagacattccactAACCTGGCAAGCCCTGTGGTGGCCAAGATTGGCCTGGCCGTGGTGCTGCGCAGCTGCATGCTCGTACTGCCCTATCCCTTCCTGGCAAGTcagtggccatattgcagaaccaacatcatccCCCACACGTACTGTGAGCACATAGCCGTGGTGAAGCTGGCCTGTGGCGACATCCGCATCAGTAGTTACTACAGCCTCTCTATGGGATTTGCTGTGATGGGTCTGGATGTATTTTCTATCGCTGTGTCGTACACTCAGATTCTCAGGGCCATATTCAGTCTCCGCACAAAGGACACCCAGCTCAAGGCTTTTGGGACCTGtggctcccacctctgtgccatTTTAGCCTTTTACATTCCAcgtctcttctcctccctcacgTCCCGGTTTGGCGAGAATGTGCCCCTGCATTTCCACGTTCTCATGGCTAACGTGTACCTCCTGTTACCCCCCatgctaaaccccatcatctacggGGTGAGGACCAAACAGATCCGGGACAGGCTGTTCAGTCTCTTTACTCATAAAGGGCCTAAAGTTTTCTCCTGGTTCTCTGGCTCTCAGACCGAGCtccatgcagagctggctggtgggATGGTGCTGGGCCCTCCTCCCTGAATCACATAGTGGACAGTCAATGAGTCATTAAACCCTTTCTGACCTTACTGTGCTATGTGAGCCTGACAAACTGGGGAATTGGTCTATGTACAACTCAATAACTCAGAGGGTttccacctttctaattgctgataACTggacccctgaggccctgccctctgccctgcctcttccgcaCATCTCTTCCCCTGTTCCTGCATCCTCTCATCTCAAgttttatctttgaaaactcgtggggACTGGGGGAagcaccagatgactggaaaaaggctaatgtagtgccaatctttaaaaaagggaagaaggaggatcctgggaactacaggccagtcagcctcacctcagtccccggaaaaataatggagcaggtcctcaaggaatcaatcctgaagcacttacatgagaggaaagtgatcaggaacagtcagcatggattcaccaagggtaggtcatgcctgactaatctaatcgccttctatgatgagattactggttctgtggatgaagggaaagcagtggatgtattgtttcttgactttaccaaagcttttgacacggtctcccacagtattcttgtcagcaagttaaagaagtatgggctggatgaatgcactataaggtgggtagaaagttggctagattgtcgggctcaacgggtagtgatcaatggctccatgtctagttggcagccggtgtcaagtggagtgccccaagggtcggtcctggggccggttttgttcaatatcttcataaatgatctggaagatggtgtggattgcactctcagcaaatttgcggatgatactaaactgggaggagtggtagatacgctggagggcagagataggatacagagggacctagacaaattggaggattgggccaaaagaaatctgatgaggttcaataaggataagtgcagggtcctgcacttaggacggaagtacccaatgcaccgctacagactagggaccgaatggctaggcagcagttctgcagaaaaggacctaggggttacagtggatgagaagctggatatgagtcagcagtgtgcccttgttgccaagaagaccaatggcattttgggatgtataagtaggggcatagcgagcagatcgagggacgtgatcattcctctctattcgacattggtgaggcctcatctggagtcctgtgtccagtttggggcttcacactacaagaaggatgtggataaattggagaaagtccagcgaagggcaacaaaaatgattaggggtctggaacacatgacttctgaggagaggctgagggaactgggattgtttagtctgcagaagagaagaatgaggggggatttgatagctgctttcaactacctgagaggtggttccagagaggatggttctagactattctcagtggtagaagaggacaggacaaggagtaatggtctcaagttgcagtgggggaggtttaggttggatattaggaaaaactttttcactaggagggtggtgaaacactggaatgcgttacctagggaggtggtagaatctccttccttaaaagtttttaaggtcaggcttgacaaagccctggctgggatggtttcattggggataggtcctgctttgagcagggggttggactagatgacctcctgaggtcccttccaaccctgatattctatgattctatgattcatccccCCATCACTCTCTGGATCATCTcaacctccctctctccccagctgggctccctctgctctggggctgggacgggagctgctgcagcctgagaaggagcctgcAGTTAGTACAGTGAGGACACAATGCTGTGACTGACAGACCAatcaggagcagagagagaagccAGGAAACCATATAAAAGAAGCTGAAGCTTGGAAGCAGGGTTGTGTGTCAGATGGGCAAGATTGTGCATCATAGAGCTTGTGGGCTCTAAAGAACAGCTACAAAGTCCTGAGGGAAGAGATTATTGTGTGATCATTCCTCAGCTTTAAGTTCCATATGGCTAGGGTCCTGTAGCAGGCAGGGTCCATCcctgcaatcatagaatcatagaatatctgggttggaagggacctcaggaggtcacctagtccaatgccctgctcaaagcaagaccaacaccaactaaatcatcccagccaggcctctgtcaagccaggccttaaaaacctctaaggaaggagattccaccacctccctaggtaacccattccagtgcttcaccaccctccaagtgaaatagtttttcctaatatccaacctagacctcccccactgcaacttgagaccattgctccttgttcggtcatctgccaccactgagaatagcctgtccccatcctctttggaaccccccttcaggtagttgaaagcagctatcaaatccctcctcatgcttctcttctgcaaatgaaacaagcccagttccctcagcctcacctcgtaagtcatgtaccccagccccctgatcattttcattgccctctgagacactctttccaatttgtccacatcccttctgtagtggaggggGGGCAAAACTGggtgcagtactccaggtgtgacctcaccagtgctgaatagaggggaataatcacatccctcgatctgctggcaatgttcctactaatgcagcccaatatgctgttagccttcttggcaacaagggcacactgctgactcatatccagcttctaatccactgtaacccccaggtgattttctgcagaactgctgcttatcCAGTTGGTCTTCCAGGGAATGTAGGGGGAGCAGGCATTCTGGGAGAGGAGCAAGATTGTTGGtgtggagctggggctttgatTGAGCAGGGAGCTTCAGAGGCtgttggtggcttcactggagccatGGCAGACTATTGCTGTTCCTAGGGCTTACTAAGGTAGATGTGCAGCAAAGGAATTGCAAGTAACCCCCACTCTTGTTTGGGAATTTATTTGCAAGTGTAACCCCGTTCCTGTTCACTGGCCCAGTATATGTACACTTCTAAAGTTTGCAAACAataccaggctgggagggattgcaggtgctttggaggataggattaaaattcaaaatgatctggacaaactggagaaatggttttaagtaaataggatgaaattcaataaggacaaatgcaaaaaacTCTAtgtaggaagaaacaatcagttgcacacatacaaaatgggcaatgactgcctaggaaggagtactgcagaaagggatatgggggtcatagtggatcacaagctaaatatgagtcaacagtgtaacgctgttgcaaaaaaaagcaaacataattctgggatgtattagcaggagtattgtaagcaagacacgataAGTAATTCTTGTGCTCTACTCCACGAcaattaggcctcagctggagtattgtgtccagttctgggcactgcatttcaggaaagatgtggacaaattggagaaggtccagagaagagcacaAAAATTAATTAAACAACTAGAGAACATGACCAATAAGGGAAgcttgaaaaaattgggtttgtttagtttggagaagagaagactgagagggggacattataacagttttcaagtacataaaaggttgttgcaaggaggagggagaaaaaatgtgcttaacctctgaggataggacaagaagcaatgggcttaaaatgaagcaagggcgatttaggttgaacattaggagaaaattaagaacataagaatggccctattgggtcagaccaaaggtccatccagcccagtatcctgtctaccaacagtggccaatgccaggtttcccagagggagtgaacctaataggtaatgatcaagtgatctctctcctgccatccacctccaccctctgacaaacagaggctaggacaccattccttacccatcctggctaatagccattaatggacttccTCATgttcagagtggttaagcactggaataaattgcctagggaggttgtggaatctccatccttgcaGATGTTTAAGAGAAGGTTGAACAAaatcctgtcagggatggtctagataatacttagtcctgccctgagtgcaggggactggcatagatgacctctcgaggtcctttccagttctaggattctatgaggttgtcagggttccttccccactctgaactctagggtacatatgTGGGCACCCAcataaaagaccccctaaacttattcttaccagcttaggttaaaaacttcctcaaggtgcaaactttgccttggccttgaacagtatgctgccaccaccaagctttttaaacaaagaacagggaaagagcccacttggagacatcttcctccaaaatatcccccaagccctacaccccctttcctggggaaggcttgataataatcctcaccaacttgtacaggtgaacacagacccaaacccttggatcttaagaacaatggaaaaatcagtcaggttcttcaaagaaggattttattttttaaaaaaagaaaggtaaaaatcatctctgtaaaatcaggatggaaaatactttctagggtattcagattcaaaatacagaggatccccctctgggcaaaaccttaaagttacagaaaacaggaataaacctcccccttaacacagggaaaattcacataaactGATTCGCCTTTCCTGGTTTACCTACACTGGTTGCAATATtagagacttggattaggatgggttggagaagatggatttctgtctggcctctctcggtcccaagagagaacaacccataaacaaagagcacaaacaaaagccttcccctcccccgcaagatttgaaagtatcttgttcccttattggtcctttgggtcaggtgccagccaggttagctgagcttcttaaccctttacagggaacaggatgttgcctctggccaggagggattttatagcactgaacagaaaggtggttacccttccctttatatttatgacagaggttgTTCAGGATAGGGGAAGCCTGCCTTGTTATTTTTTACACAACTTTGGGAAACTGGGCCTGAGGGTCCTTTGTGTGCTCTGTGTTGTTTGTCAGTGTGTGTTCACCTCCGAGCAGACCCGCTCAGACAAACCACCGGGAACCACGCTTTATTCTGTAAAGAACCTAGAACAGGATCCcagtccagcagcctcctctctaCTTCCCTGCTGAGATCTCTTGCTGGGTGGAGGTGTGTAGGGGGGTGCACAGGGAATATCCTGGCAGGACCCAGGAAGTTCTCCCAAGATGTTGCAGTTTGTAGTCCACAACTTGAACTTCCCAGGGCTGCTGTTGAAACACACTGGACCTTGGGCTACACCCTTCCCCCACTTATCGAAAGGGTAACCTTGTACCTTTCCTTAGTCAAAAACTTCTCCAGTTGAATACTGCATGCCACCccctttttaaatgtttccaagAGCTTCCTGTGATGCATTGCCCCACATCAGCACTGGCcaaccccctctctcccccacagacTCTTCTCCTCTTTCATCTGGCAGCCCACCTTTCCAAATCAAGCCGAACAGGTGCCCTCCATTGTCTTGTTGAGCACCAAGGAGCTGGTGAACTATCTCTGGGCACCTATCCcatctggccccactctgtctgccCTTCTCCAATCCAATTAGGTTCATTCAGACTCTCCTCAGTTTGATTGGTCTTCTCCCTGGTCCCCATGGTCTCGTCAGATCCCTCCAGATCAGAGTACTGAGTGTCTGTGTCAAAATAATCTGGGTCTGGGACTTGTGACTCAGTACAGTGTAGCCCTGGCTGCACTTCATTACATTGCCCATCCCCCATGTCCCAGGTATCCCCTTTGTATGTCATCTCCCTACTGGTTTTCTCTTCCTTATAGTATCTTGGTCTAGCTATAGGGCCCCAGTAAGTTCCTTTCCTGCCCCTGCCTCCACTGGGAAGTTTCCCTCAAGTCCTGGCTTGGCTCCTTCCATTTGCAtctccctgcctgctggctgaTTAGCTCCGCTGCTCAGTAGAAACATGCATGGTGTAATTCAGTTACGGTGTATCACCCATTCCCCTCCTCCTGATTCTGGCTATACAACATAGACAGGCAAGTCTCCTTGTCTTCTGATCACGATGTAGGGAATTGCCCCCCATCTGTCTCTCagtttctgtctccctttcttcTCCCTGGCTACTAGCGCCCTGTCtccaggaatcatagaatatcagggttggaag is a genomic window of Natator depressus isolate rNatDep1 chromosome 1, rNatDep2.hap1, whole genome shotgun sequence containing:
- the LOC141994716 gene encoding olfactory receptor 52M1-like, with amino-acid sequence MQETPFCLRVGHLLLYSMSDSNTTDFTNPSTFILLGIPGLEAAHVWISIPFCAMYTIAVLGNVTILFIVKRETSLHGPMYYFLCMLVITDLVLSTSTLPKTLSIFWFNSREIDFRACLTQLYFIHCFSGMESGIFVAMALDRYVAICDPLRHSTNLASPVVAKIGLAVVLRSCMLVLPYPFLASQWPYCRTNIIPHTYCEHIAVVKLACGDIRISSYYSLSMGFAVMGLDVFSIAVSYTQILRAIFSLRTKDTQLKAFGTCGSHLCAILAFYIPRLFSSLTSRFGENVPLHFHVLMANVYLLLPPMLNPIIYGVRTKQIRDRLFSLFTHKGPKVFSWFSGSQTELHAELAGGMVLGPPP